A genome region from Yoonia vestfoldensis includes the following:
- a CDS encoding carbon-phosphorus lyase complex subunit PhnI — protein MAYVATRGGERAIEQSERLFRAALGQISADRVAEIKQALPYLVDRVMGEASLYDEDLASLALAQTGGELYEAVLVLRAWRTTQPRLSVAAPVEQDSLFTHRRISAAFKDIPGGQLLGPTLDYTHRVLATDVLTGTPFDPPQVEPAADPAPAQQPSVSAWQAANDLVDIPKPDTIAGEQIADLTREPLLFPAKRAHTLQSLARAETGGVLALGYAAMRGYGQAHPTVNELRLAEAEVVVTHPNGTKFSAGRVKVSQAEVVSKQGEKLRLGFAATLGWNEVKCIAAATLDLNSKDAPKGSATEEEFFLYHTEGVEASGFCIHFKLPHYVTFQSSLDAMRDAKAKRAAAQEPAE, from the coding sequence ATGGCATATGTGGCAACCCGCGGCGGCGAGCGGGCAATCGAACAATCCGAACGTCTGTTTCGCGCGGCATTGGGACAGATCAGCGCGGACCGCGTCGCAGAGATCAAACAGGCACTGCCCTATCTGGTTGACCGGGTCATGGGCGAAGCATCGCTTTACGACGAGGACCTGGCATCGCTTGCCCTGGCGCAAACGGGCGGCGAACTTTACGAGGCGGTGCTGGTCTTGCGCGCATGGCGCACGACCCAACCCCGCCTGAGCGTCGCGGCGCCGGTGGAACAAGACAGCCTGTTTACCCATCGCCGGATTTCAGCGGCATTCAAGGATATTCCGGGGGGCCAGCTGCTTGGGCCGACGCTGGATTACACGCACCGGGTGCTGGCGACGGATGTTCTGACCGGCACCCCATTTGATCCCCCGCAGGTGGAACCGGCGGCCGATCCGGCCCCTGCGCAGCAGCCGTCGGTCAGCGCATGGCAGGCGGCAAACGATCTGGTTGATATCCCCAAACCCGATACCATCGCAGGAGAGCAGATTGCCGATCTGACCCGCGAACCACTTCTGTTTCCTGCCAAGCGCGCCCATACATTGCAAAGCCTTGCACGGGCCGAAACCGGCGGTGTGCTGGCGCTGGGCTATGCCGCTATGCGCGGTTACGGACAGGCCCATCCGACGGTCAACGAATTGCGCTTGGCCGAAGCGGAGGTCGTCGTCACCCATCCCAATGGCACAAAATTCTCGGCCGGCCGGGTCAAAGTGTCCCAAGCCGAAGTGGTATCCAAGCAAGGTGAAAAGCTGCGTCTGGGTTTTGCGGCGACACTTGGGTGGAACGAGGTAAAATGTATCGCGGCCGCGACACTCGACCTGAACAGCAAAGATGCGCCCAAAGGCTCTGCGACAGAAGAAGAATTCTTTCTTTATCACACCGAAGGCGTCGAAGCATCGGGCTTTTGCATCCACTTCAAACTGCCCCATTACGTCACCTTCCAATCATCATTGGACGCGATGCGGGATGCCAAGGCAAAACGCGCAGCCGCACAGGAGCCAGCAGAATGA
- the phnH gene encoding phosphonate C-P lyase system protein PhnH has protein sequence MLTTPAPDAEETQANAAFEAALWACSRPGLPRQLPAPGEAALIAALLDRECAAYAGDPLLIPVLAQTGAGLVDLCQADHAFLGRLQDITLLGQCRTGSDLYPDQGATLVIRAKFAQGPRIRLTGPGVDGAVVIQLDGLPAGFWQERARLIRYPMGFDIFFLDGECLVGLPRSTKVEVA, from the coding sequence ATGCTGACCACCCCCGCGCCCGACGCAGAAGAAACACAAGCCAATGCCGCGTTCGAGGCCGCCCTTTGGGCTTGCAGTCGGCCGGGGCTGCCGCGACAGCTGCCAGCACCGGGCGAAGCTGCCTTGATCGCGGCCTTGCTGGACCGTGAATGTGCCGCCTATGCTGGCGATCCTTTGCTGATCCCCGTTCTGGCGCAGACCGGGGCCGGATTGGTCGATCTGTGTCAGGCGGATCATGCGTTTCTGGGCAGGCTTCAGGATATCACCCTTTTGGGGCAATGCCGGACCGGATCCGACCTCTATCCCGATCAGGGGGCGACCTTGGTGATCCGCGCAAAGTTCGCGCAAGGCCCAAGGATACGCCTGACCGGCCCCGGTGTGGACGGCGCCGTGGTGATCCAGCTTGACGGTTTGCCTGCGGGCTTCTGGCAGGAACGGGCCAGGCTGATCCGGTATCCGATGGGGTTCGACATCTTTTTCCTCGACGGCGAATGTCTGGTCGGTTTGCCGCGATCAACCAAGGTAGAGGTCGCCTGA
- a CDS encoding phosphonate C-P lyase system protein PhnG, with product MTPKTDSHTLSTLARADAARIKQFAETLIAPLGPINVQQSRTGLVMLPMRDTAGGATFHLGEVLVSQAHVSRDGIDGYGMRRGRDLEAAMAMALVDLAIASGIEVTRCRAFCQQEATRQTEDDHDRLRRIQATRVDMETF from the coding sequence ATGACCCCGAAAACCGACAGTCACACCTTGTCCACGCTGGCGCGTGCAGATGCCGCGCGGATCAAGCAATTTGCCGAAACCCTGATTGCGCCGCTTGGGCCGATCAACGTGCAGCAAAGCCGTACCGGCCTGGTCATGTTGCCGATGCGCGATACCGCTGGCGGGGCCACGTTCCACCTTGGCGAGGTTCTGGTCAGCCAGGCGCATGTGTCGCGTGACGGCATTGACGGCTACGGGATGCGCCGCGGCCGTGATCTAGAGGCGGCGATGGCCATGGCACTGGTCGATCTGGCCATCGCCAGCGGCATCGAGGTCACACGATGCAGGGCCTTTTGTCAGCAAGAGGCCACGCGCCAGACAGAAGATGACCACGACAGGCTGCGCCGCATCCAAGCAACCCGCGTCGATATGGAGACATTCTGA
- the phnF gene encoding phosphonate metabolism transcriptional regulator PhnF, whose product MTTIDWTYVRDAIAQDIAAGHLQPGDQIGTEPELVKQYGTGRHSLRRAIAALAKQGMLRVEQGRGTFVSAPKMLHYELGKRTRLRQNLASQTIDISRELLRSGIITAPERVREALGLATDAKVYFAHRLTLADGLPIAFGTIFHAVDRFPAFLDRRAVFGSITETYRSYGIADYIRAETSFHSRQADQQEARLLQQHPDLSVTIIRAVDALPDGTPISFSDVVWAASRVRFSVAGNQA is encoded by the coding sequence GTGACAACGATTGACTGGACATATGTCCGAGACGCCATCGCACAAGATATTGCGGCTGGGCACCTGCAACCTGGCGACCAGATCGGGACAGAACCCGAGCTTGTCAAGCAATATGGGACGGGGCGGCATAGTCTGCGCCGCGCGATCGCGGCACTGGCCAAACAGGGCATGCTCCGCGTCGAACAGGGCCGCGGCACTTTTGTGAGCGCGCCGAAAATGCTGCATTACGAATTGGGCAAACGCACACGCCTGCGCCAAAACCTGGCGTCCCAGACGATCGATATCTCGCGCGAGTTGCTGAGGTCGGGGATCATCACTGCACCTGAACGGGTGCGCGAGGCGCTTGGCCTTGCGACGGATGCAAAGGTGTATTTCGCGCATCGGTTGACGCTCGCGGATGGTCTGCCCATTGCGTTCGGCACAATCTTTCACGCGGTCGACCGGTTTCCGGCCTTTCTTGACAGGCGTGCGGTCTTTGGGTCGATAACGGAAACCTACCGTTCTTACGGGATCGCGGATTACATCCGCGCCGAGACCAGCTTTCATTCCCGCCAAGCCGATCAGCAAGAGGCCCGGCTGCTGCAACAGCATCCTGATTTATCCGTCACGATCATCCGTGCCGTCGATGCCCTGCCAGATGGCACGCCGATTTCTTTTTCCGATGTCGTCTGGGCCGCGTCGCGGGTCCGGTTCAGTGTTGCAGGTAATCAAGCATGA
- a CDS encoding GntR family transcriptional regulator — MAKRQTDAVTQTILHRIENGSLMPGDLIEEKDLIETCNVSRTPVREAMIQLETDGLIVRHPRKGVTLFQPNTDQFLAILEVHATLEAQAAELAAERLSPDTEAVIESCTRACEAFAETADPDQHTTYYDLNRVYHAAIAEASCNPYLLEMIKLNARKLMAHYRLRYRTPGTIEQSAQEHRAITDSIRARDSAAARTQMLAHFNYERETVMHMIASVR, encoded by the coding sequence ATGGCCAAAAGACAAACAGACGCTGTGACGCAAACGATCCTGCATCGGATCGAAAACGGATCCCTGATGCCCGGCGATTTGATCGAGGAAAAGGATCTGATCGAGACGTGTAACGTGTCACGCACACCCGTGCGCGAGGCGATGATCCAGCTAGAGACAGACGGGCTGATCGTGCGGCACCCCCGCAAGGGTGTGACCCTGTTTCAGCCGAACACGGACCAATTCCTCGCCATTCTTGAGGTCCACGCCACGCTCGAAGCGCAGGCGGCAGAGCTTGCGGCGGAACGGCTGTCACCGGACACCGAAGCGGTGATCGAAAGTTGCACCCGCGCATGCGAGGCCTTTGCCGAAACCGCCGACCCCGATCAGCACACGACGTATTACGACCTCAACAGGGTCTATCACGCCGCCATCGCAGAGGCGTCTTGTAACCCCTACCTTCTTGAAATGATCAAGCTGAATGCGCGAAAGTTGATGGCGCATTACCGTCTGCGCTACCGCACGCCCGGGACGATTGAGCAATCCGCGCAGGAGCATCGTGCGATCACAGATTCGATCCGTGCCCGCGACAGTGCCGCGGCGCGGACGCAGATGCTTGCGCATTTCAATTACGAACGTGAGACGGTCATGCATATGATCGCGTCGGTCAGGTAG
- a CDS encoding type 1 glutamine amidotransferase, producing the protein MHLAVLMTNTDESDFAQKHPKDGEKFKVLIQSVRPDWAVTSFRVKDNIFPDDLLAFDGVMITGSPASVLDSQPWVARLLEEIRIAYAAGLPLFGACFGHQAIALALGGTVEKNPNGWGFGLIEMAVVEKAPWYDGDARLLQYGAHVEHVTQLPTGARRLFTSPHCDVAGFAIGDRVYTTQNHPEMTPEFVAALVEEYATKMDTDVISRARASLKQRADTEVFAQSIAAFFEAAVAETAPT; encoded by the coding sequence ATGCACCTTGCCGTTCTGATGACAAATACCGACGAAAGCGATTTCGCGCAGAAACACCCGAAGGATGGTGAGAAATTTAAGGTGTTGATTCAAAGTGTTCGCCCCGATTGGGCGGTTACGTCCTTCCGCGTAAAAGACAATATCTTCCCGGATGATCTCCTTGCCTTCGATGGTGTCATGATCACTGGAAGCCCCGCCTCTGTGTTGGACAGCCAGCCTTGGGTCGCGCGTCTTCTCGAGGAGATTCGCATCGCCTACGCAGCCGGGCTGCCGCTTTTCGGGGCCTGCTTTGGTCATCAGGCGATTGCACTGGCCCTTGGCGGCACGGTCGAAAAAAATCCGAACGGCTGGGGGTTCGGGCTGATCGAAATGGCGGTGGTCGAAAAGGCCCCGTGGTACGACGGTGACGCGCGGCTGCTGCAGTATGGCGCCCATGTGGAACACGTCACGCAACTACCCACGGGCGCGCGCCGCCTCTTCACCTCACCCCATTGCGATGTGGCGGGCTTTGCGATTGGCGATCGGGTCTATACCACCCAAAACCACCCCGAAATGACACCGGAGTTTGTCGCGGCCCTGGTCGAGGAATATGCCACCAAGATGGACACCGACGTCATCAGCCGCGCGCGCGCCTCTTTGAAACAGCGCGCCGATACAGAGGTTTTCGCGCAATCCATCGCCGCCTTCTTTGAGGCCGCAGTCGCAGAGACCGCGCCTACCTGA
- a CDS encoding cytochrome P450 encodes MTIWTPTDDGHADLTSHDTFTAGAPHNTFKRLRHEDPIHWTEWDQGKGFWSITRHADIMEMNRNTAVFSSEHGIRMEDQSPEEVIARRTFQEIDPPEHMKTRIKLAKAFSKGVIEGFNSDIRDLCVTILDDVLHEREFDATKRIARVLPMLMLGRIIGTPEDDLPWLVEKGDELIANTDPDFTDHVLDKITTDEFRMMPFNSPAGAELFAYAKEMLERKKREGDTSGVLHMILQPGPDGDVISETEFRNFFCLLVAAGNDTTRYSIAGGIQAMCHQPELLAQMQAGGDIWETAPDEIIRWATPALYFRRTALSDYEIHGKTIKAGDKVLYWFSSANRDEAVFDDPFRVDLFRTPNKHLSFGQGGPHLCLGMWLARLEVRVLFQELSKRITHIEAAGPHQFLRSNFVGGIKSLPVRVTLA; translated from the coding sequence ATGACGATTTGGACCCCCACCGACGACGGACATGCCGATCTGACCAGCCACGACACTTTTACCGCCGGCGCACCGCACAACACGTTCAAAAGGCTGCGTCACGAAGACCCCATTCACTGGACAGAATGGGATCAGGGTAAAGGTTTCTGGTCGATTACGCGGCACGCCGACATCATGGAAATGAACCGCAACACGGCGGTCTTTTCGTCGGAACACGGCATCCGCATGGAGGATCAATCCCCCGAAGAGGTCATCGCGCGCCGCACCTTTCAGGAGATCGATCCGCCAGAGCATATGAAAACCCGCATCAAGCTGGCGAAAGCCTTTTCCAAGGGCGTGATCGAGGGGTTCAACAGCGACATTCGTGACCTCTGCGTCACCATTCTGGACGATGTGCTGCATGAGCGGGAATTCGACGCCACCAAGCGGATCGCGCGCGTTCTGCCCATGCTGATGCTGGGCCGGATCATCGGCACACCAGAGGATGATCTGCCTTGGCTGGTCGAAAAGGGTGACGAGCTGATCGCCAACACCGACCCCGATTTCACGGACCACGTCCTCGACAAGATCACAACGGACGAATTCCGCATGATGCCATTCAACTCCCCCGCAGGTGCAGAGTTATTCGCCTATGCCAAGGAGATGTTGGAGCGTAAAAAGCGCGAGGGCGACACCTCTGGCGTGCTGCACATGATCCTGCAACCCGGCCCCGACGGCGATGTGATCTCGGAAACCGAGTTCCGCAATTTCTTTTGCCTGCTGGTCGCTGCGGGCAACGACACGACGCGCTATTCCATCGCGGGCGGTATTCAGGCGATGTGTCACCAGCCTGAACTGCTGGCCCAGATGCAAGCAGGCGGTGACATCTGGGAAACAGCACCGGATGAGATCATCCGGTGGGCCACTCCTGCGCTTTACTTCCGGCGCACGGCGCTGTCGGATTATGAGATCCACGGCAAGACGATCAAGGCGGGGGACAAGGTTCTGTACTGGTTCTCGTCTGCCAACCGCGATGAGGCGGTGTTTGACGACCCGTTCCGCGTGGACCTGTTCCGCACGCCCAACAAGCACCTGTCCTTTGGGCAGGGCGGCCCGCACCTGTGCCTTGGCATGTGGCTGGCGCGGCTTGAAGTGCGCGTGCTGTTTCAGGAATTGTCCAAGCGCATCACCCATATCGAGGCCGCAGGCCCCCACCAATTCCTGCGGTCCAATTTCGTGGGCGGCATCAAATCCCTGCCGGTCCGCGTCACGCTGGCCTGA
- a CDS encoding glutamine synthetase family protein — protein sequence MAERLRAMFCDHLSIMRGKYLPASKIRDDETRFCRSTFGVHYDKDLLPAPGSMMLEGLPDMALHWIHDEIREGWERDTKIVLGDLYDHNGQPLALCPRGALKRAVAAWGARGLSPKVGIELEAFAFIHNEDGALVPYNSRGAVVYGTGPFTDPLGFNDQIWDMADKLGFRLDMITAEYDTPQFEYTLTFDDAVKAVDDIVLFRQMAREIALQAGVILTFMPKPIPQAGGSGMHINFSFVDETGRNAVAGQGGGGPEHLNDLAKGCISGLLTHHKALAGLIAPTGTSYRRLAPASLSGYWRNWGGDHRNVTTRISAEGGAKARLEHRMADASANPYTAVAAVLQAALLGQDQTAELPPIETGDGFETTDATEGTATDLGAAIADLAADTALCGAVGDLLTQNHIFMKSQEVEKTADLDDAALRDFYIYYV from the coding sequence ATGGCCGAACGACTAAGAGCGATGTTCTGCGATCACCTGAGCATCATGCGCGGCAAATACCTGCCCGCCTCAAAAATCCGCGACGACGAGACACGGTTTTGCCGATCGACCTTCGGGGTCCATTACGACAAGGACTTGCTGCCCGCGCCGGGGTCCATGATGCTCGAAGGTTTGCCGGATATGGCGCTGCACTGGATCCATGACGAAATCCGCGAAGGCTGGGAACGGGACACGAAAATTGTGTTGGGCGATCTCTATGACCACAACGGCCAGCCGCTGGCGCTATGCCCACGCGGTGCGCTGAAACGGGCGGTTGCGGCCTGGGGTGCGCGGGGGCTGTCGCCCAAAGTCGGGATCGAGTTGGAGGCTTTCGCCTTCATCCATAACGAAGACGGCGCGCTGGTCCCTTATAACAGCCGGGGTGCGGTGGTTTATGGCACGGGGCCGTTTACCGACCCGCTGGGGTTCAACGACCAGATCTGGGACATGGCGGACAAGCTGGGCTTCCGGCTGGACATGATCACCGCCGAATACGACACGCCGCAGTTCGAATACACGCTGACCTTCGATGACGCCGTGAAGGCTGTCGATGACATCGTGCTGTTCCGCCAGATGGCGCGGGAAATCGCATTGCAGGCCGGTGTGATCCTGACCTTCATGCCTAAACCGATCCCCCAGGCGGGCGGGTCGGGCATGCATATCAATTTCTCTTTCGTGGATGAAACGGGTCGCAATGCCGTGGCTGGGCAGGGCGGCGGCGGGCCGGAGCACCTTAACGATTTGGCGAAGGGCTGCATCTCTGGCCTGTTGACCCACCACAAGGCGCTGGCCGGGCTGATCGCGCCGACGGGCACATCCTACAGGCGTTTGGCGCCTGCATCCTTGTCGGGCTATTGGCGCAACTGGGGCGGGGACCACCGCAACGTGACCACGCGGATCAGCGCCGAAGGGGGGGCCAAGGCGCGGCTGGAACACCGGATGGCCGATGCCTCTGCCAATCCCTATACTGCCGTGGCCGCCGTGTTGCAGGCCGCCTTGCTGGGGCAGGACCAGACGGCAGAGCTGCCCCCGATTGAGACCGGCGACGGGTTCGAGACGACGGATGCCACCGAAGGCACCGCGACTGATCTGGGCGCTGCGATTGCCGATCTTGCGGCTGACACGGCGCTTTGCGGGGCGGTCGGCGATCTACTGACGCAGAACCACATCTTCATGAAATCGCAGGAGGTCGAGAAGACCGCCGATCTGGACGATGCGGCGCTGCGCGATTTCTACATTTACTACGTTTGA
- a CDS encoding 2Fe-2S iron-sulfur cluster-binding protein — protein sequence MKVTWTLQDGGTRTADVAPGTNMMEAAVANGINGVVGECGGCLSCATCHVYVADDWADKTGGPEDFEDAMLDATEAERKATSRLSCQIVADDSLDGLHLIVPTP from the coding sequence ATGAAAGTCACCTGGACCTTGCAAGACGGCGGGACCCGCACCGCCGACGTCGCCCCCGGCACCAACATGATGGAGGCCGCCGTGGCCAATGGCATCAATGGCGTGGTCGGAGAATGCGGCGGCTGCCTGTCTTGTGCCACCTGCCATGTCTATGTCGCCGACGATTGGGCGGATAAGACCGGCGGGCCGGAGGATTTCGAGGACGCGATGCTGGACGCCACAGAGGCCGAGAGGAAGGCCACCAGCCGGTTGTCCTGCCAGATCGTGGCCGATGACAGCCTTGACGGTCTGCACCTGATCGTTCCCACACCCTGA
- a CDS encoding NAD(P)/FAD-dependent oxidoreductase produces the protein MQRIVIIGAGQAGCSAAFGLRKHGFEGEVILLGAEADPPYQRPPLSKAYLLGDMARERLYLKPPDAYAAAGIDLRTGCAVTGIDPANMRVETAQGTLAADAIILATGSDPIRLPQAVTGGLAGIHSVRGLADIDAIRDRVATSTHAVIIGGGYIGLEAAAVATKVGLRTTVVEMAPRILQRVASEQTSDAIRALHQHHGVTIREGVGLARFEGDGAVTRAVLSDGTALPCDLAIVGVGIRPNTALAEAAGLRIDNGIWTDARGQTSAPGIWAVGDCASFPHGGAWLRLESVPHAIDHADTVAANVMGQGKDYAARPWFWSDQFDVKLQIAGLNNGYDAVVTRRGNTNWSLSHWYFGAGRLLAVDALNAPRDYMTGKRWIEAGQTPDRAGLADPATDLKTLV, from the coding sequence ATGCAGCGCATTGTCATCATCGGGGCCGGGCAGGCGGGATGTTCCGCCGCCTTCGGTTTGCGCAAACACGGGTTTGAGGGAGAGGTGATCCTGCTGGGGGCGGAGGCCGATCCCCCCTACCAGCGCCCGCCTTTATCCAAGGCCTATCTGCTGGGCGACATGGCGCGCGAGAGGCTGTACCTCAAACCACCCGACGCCTATGCCGCCGCGGGGATTGATCTTCGCACGGGCTGCGCCGTGACCGGGATTGATCCGGCGAATATGCGGGTTGAGACAGCGCAGGGGACGCTCGCGGCCGATGCGATCATCCTCGCCACCGGGTCGGACCCGATCCGCCTGCCTCAGGCAGTGACGGGCGGTTTGGCGGGCATTCACTCTGTTCGCGGGCTGGCCGATATTGATGCCATTCGCGATCGGGTCGCCACCAGCACCCACGCCGTGATCATCGGCGGCGGCTACATCGGGCTTGAGGCTGCCGCCGTGGCGACCAAGGTCGGGTTGCGGACGACGGTCGTCGAAATGGCGCCGCGTATCCTGCAACGGGTGGCGAGCGAGCAAACCTCTGACGCGATCCGCGCCCTGCACCAGCACCACGGGGTGACGATCCGCGAGGGGGTTGGGCTGGCCCGGTTTGAAGGCGACGGTGCGGTGACCAGGGCGGTGCTGAGCGACGGGACAGCGCTGCCCTGCGATCTGGCCATCGTCGGTGTCGGCATCCGCCCCAATACCGCCCTGGCAGAGGCCGCAGGTCTGCGGATCGACAACGGCATCTGGACGGACGCGCGGGGACAGACATCGGCCCCGGGCATCTGGGCGGTGGGCGATTGCGCGTCCTTCCCCCACGGCGGTGCATGGCTGCGTCTTGAAAGCGTGCCCCATGCGATTGATCACGCGGATACCGTGGCGGCCAATGTGATGGGGCAGGGCAAAGACTATGCCGCGCGGCCCTGGTTCTGGTCGGACCAGTTTGACGTCAAACTGCAGATCGCGGGGCTGAACAATGGCTATGACGCGGTGGTGACGCGGCGGGGCAACACAAACTGGTCGCTGTCGCATTGGTATTTTGGCGCCGGGCGGCTGCTGGCGGTCGATGCCTTGAACGCGCCGCGCGACTATATGACCGGCAAGCGCTGGATCGAGGCGGGGCAGACACCGGACCGAGCGGGTCTTGCGGACCCTGCGACGGACCTCAAAACCTTGGTTTAA
- a CDS encoding MBL fold metallo-hydrolase, with translation MSTATSDSFVALLGTKGGPAIRPGSSMPTSNLYVTKGRQIVVDCGLGVTRGLVDQGMSLKDLSLIFITHLHSDHFLELGPLIHTAWTAGLKTPVAVYGPPGLDAYWTGFLASMKCDIDLRTEDEGRPPLADLVTFHTIDAGTVMQTGGLTVSAIRTIHPPLVDCFSLSFRTAEHHVVFSGDTAPLDRLADFAKGADLLIHEAMLESALPALMSRIGNGSDKLYAHWLRSHSFAHDAARTATAAGVKALALSHLIPSDDPSYNESDWTAAVKDDWSGTLWIGKDGLRISLP, from the coding sequence ATGAGCACCGCTACGTCAGACAGCTTTGTCGCCCTTCTGGGTACCAAGGGCGGGCCTGCGATCCGGCCGGGATCGTCCATGCCGACATCAAACCTCTACGTCACCAAGGGGCGGCAGATTGTGGTCGATTGCGGCCTCGGCGTGACGCGGGGGCTGGTCGATCAGGGGATGTCGCTGAAGGATCTGTCTTTGATCTTCATCACGCATCTGCATTCGGATCACTTCCTTGAACTCGGCCCGCTGATCCACACCGCTTGGACCGCGGGCCTCAAGACTCCTGTCGCGGTCTACGGCCCGCCGGGGTTGGACGCCTACTGGACAGGTTTCCTTGCCTCGATGAAATGCGACATCGACCTGCGCACAGAGGACGAGGGGCGGCCACCGCTTGCCGATCTTGTCACCTTCCACACCATCGACGCGGGCACCGTGATGCAAACGGGCGGCCTGACCGTGTCCGCGATCCGCACGATCCACCCGCCGCTGGTTGATTGCTTTTCGCTGTCGTTTCGGACGGCGGAGCATCATGTCGTATTCTCGGGCGATACGGCCCCGCTGGATAGGCTCGCCGACTTTGCCAAGGGCGCGGACCTGCTGATCCACGAGGCGATGCTCGAAAGCGCGCTGCCCGCCTTGATGTCGCGCATCGGCAACGGCAGTGACAAGCTTTACGCCCATTGGCTGCGGTCCCATTCCTTTGCCCATGATGCGGCCCGCACGGCGACGGCCGCCGGCGTCAAAGCGCTCGCCTTGTCGCATCTGATCCCGTCGGATGATCCGTCTTATAACGAAAGCGATTGGACAGCGGCGGTGAAGGACGATTGGTCCGGCACGCTTTGGATCGGCAAGGATGGGCTACGGATCAGCCTGCCCTAA
- a CDS encoding aminotransferase class III-fold pyridoxal phosphate-dependent enzyme encodes MKDSNFLKENNGRGFWHPMTSPDDSIKNPPKIITGSNGVRISDIDGHEVVDAVGGLWNVNLGYSCAPVKEAIASQLDRLPYYSTFRGSSNDVAIELAYELGAFFAPDGVTRAFFTSGGSDSVETALRLARQYHKLRGEPGRIKFLSLKKGYHGTHFGGASVNGNANFRTAYEPLMPGCHHIPAPYTYRNPFNESDPEKLAHLCVAALEDEIAFQGASTIAAMIMEPILGAGGVIPPHKSFAPMVAEVCARNGILLITDEVITAYGRTGAWSGARLWGIQPDMMCTAKAITNGYFPFGALMIGQRMQEVFENNPSAKIGHGYTYSGHPVGAAAALACLAETQRLNVVDNAAARGDQLYQGCLALQEKYDVIGDVRGGHGLMTAIEMVSDRATKAPIDAASATNVQEVAYQSGAMVRVSGPNLILSPPLVLTEADATTILNALDKGFAAL; translated from the coding sequence ATGAAGGATTCAAACTTCCTAAAGGAAAACAACGGGCGCGGCTTTTGGCACCCGATGACGTCGCCTGACGACAGCATCAAGAACCCGCCGAAGATCATCACCGGATCCAACGGCGTGCGCATTTCCGACATCGACGGTCACGAAGTCGTCGATGCGGTCGGCGGGCTGTGGAACGTCAACCTCGGCTATTCCTGCGCCCCCGTGAAAGAGGCCATCGCCAGCCAGCTGGACCGCCTGCCCTATTATTCCACCTTCCGCGGGTCTTCCAACGATGTCGCGATCGAGCTTGCGTATGAGCTGGGCGCGTTTTTCGCCCCCGACGGCGTGACCCGCGCCTTCTTTACCTCCGGCGGATCGGATTCCGTCGAAACCGCACTGCGTCTGGCGCGGCAGTATCACAAGCTGCGCGGCGAGCCGGGGCGGATCAAGTTCCTCAGCCTGAAAAAGGGTTACCACGGCACGCATTTCGGCGGTGCCAGTGTGAACGGCAATGCCAATTTCCGCACGGCATATGAGCCGCTGATGCCCGGCTGCCATCACATCCCCGCGCCCTACACCTACCGCAACCCGTTCAACGAAAGTGATCCCGAAAAGCTGGCGCATTTATGCGTTGCCGCTTTGGAGGACGAGATTGCGTTTCAGGGTGCCAGCACCATCGCCGCCATGATCATGGAACCGATCCTTGGTGCGGGCGGCGTCATCCCACCGCACAAAAGCTTCGCGCCCATGGTGGCCGAGGTTTGCGCGCGCAACGGCATCCTGCTGATCACCGATGAGGTCATTACCGCCTATGGCCGCACCGGTGCTTGGTCTGGCGCGCGGCTCTGGGGCATCCAGCCCGATATGATGTGCACCGCCAAGGCCATCACCAACGGCTATTTCCCTTTCGGCGCGCTGATGATCGGCCAACGCATGCAGGAGGTGTTCGAAAACAACCCATCCGCCAAGATCGGCCACGGCTATACCTATTCCGGCCACCCGGTCGGGGCCGCCGCCGCGCTGGCCTGTCTGGCGGAAACGCAGCGCCTTAACGTGGTCGACAACGCCGCCGCGCGGGGCGATCAGCTGTATCAAGGCTGCCTGGCTTTGCAGGAAAAATACGACGTCATCGGAGACGTGCGCGGGGGCCACGGGCTGATGACCGCCATCGAAATGGTCAGTGACCGCGCCACCAAAGCACCCATCGACGCGGCCAGCGCCACAAATGTGCAAGAGGTCGCCTATCAATCCGGCGCGATGGTCCGCGTCTCTGGCCCGAACCTGATCCTGTCGCCACCGCTGGTGCTGACAGAGGCCGACGCCACCACGATCCTCAACGCACTGGACAAAGGCTTCGCCGCGCTATGA